In Bacteroidia bacterium, a genomic segment contains:
- a CDS encoding hemolysin III family protein: MNYRHIKEEIANSLTHGLGVVLFFIAIPVLVSWTVFKGNIEHIWAVSIFSVSLLLVYTASTIYHSIQHPEVKRVLRIVDHISIYFLIAGSYTPFILFFMNQMWGYIFLAVVWAIALGGTVFKIFFTGRFKVFSIILYLSMGWMVMFIAKPIFTAMSFEGLLWLIIGGLAYTLGTIFFMWEKLRYHHAIWHLFVLFGSVSHYISVFYSMYYVLHVTT, from the coding sequence ATGAATTATCGTCATATCAAAGAAGAAATTGCCAACAGTCTGACACACGGACTTGGCGTTGTGTTATTTTTTATCGCTATCCCTGTCCTTGTTTCCTGGACTGTCTTTAAGGGGAATATTGAACACATCTGGGCTGTGAGTATTTTCAGTGTTTCCTTGCTGCTGGTTTATACTGCTTCGACCATTTATCACAGCATTCAACACCCGGAAGTAAAAAGAGTTCTCCGTATCGTTGACCATATCAGCATCTATTTTCTGATCGCAGGCAGTTATACGCCTTTTATTCTGTTTTTTATGAACCAGATGTGGGGATATATTTTCCTCGCCGTCGTTTGGGCAATTGCACTGGGGGGAACAGTATTTAAAATATTTTTTACAGGCAGATTTAAGGTTTTTTCCATCATTCTGTATCTTTCCATGGGGTGGATGGTTATGTTTATCGCCAAACCTATATTTACCGCTATGTCCTTCGAAGGTCTTTTATGGTTGATCATTGGCGGGCTGGCCTATACATTGGGAACCATTTTTTTTATGTGGGAAAAACTCAGGTATCACCATGCTATCTGGCACCTTTTTGTCCTGTTTGGTAGTGTCAGTCACTATATCTCTGTTTTTTATTCCATGTACTATGTGTTACATGTCACTACCTGA
- a CDS encoding helical backbone metal receptor, with translation MKRSSLLIFLLPVLLWGCKTAEKKALVENAPFISQTYTDNTGRKILLADKPEKVVSIAPNITEIIFAIGGQDKLAARSQACDYPAEVENFPEIITFPELDLEGLKATDADLIITTDEIFTPVQIEMLDRLGLPVFLQSYHTLEDVYRGIVEIGELVDQSEKATYLADSLRTLEQQIVDSTENQIKYRTMILISAEPLKVIGGNGFLNEMIEKAGGLNVFGETAAPYYTTTVEEILKLQPEFIIMPAIHQQAYADLLATYPSLYNTPADVQKQVHIVNPDLFYRPGPRMLEGLLTLTHILHTQLNPQKFRDAQ, from the coding sequence ATGAAACGATCTTCCCTGCTCATTTTCCTTCTCCCGGTCTTACTTTGGGGATGTAAAACTGCCGAAAAAAAAGCACTGGTAGAAAATGCGCCATTCATTTCACAAACCTACACAGACAACACGGGCCGCAAGATTTTACTGGCCGACAAGCCTGAAAAAGTAGTTTCCATAGCACCCAATATTACTGAAATCATTTTTGCTATAGGTGGACAAGATAAGCTGGCAGCACGTTCGCAGGCCTGCGACTATCCTGCCGAAGTAGAAAATTTCCCCGAGATAATTACTTTTCCCGAACTCGATCTCGAAGGCCTCAAAGCTACTGACGCCGACCTTATTATCACTACTGACGAAATATTTACCCCGGTTCAGATTGAAATGCTGGATCGCCTGGGCCTTCCCGTTTTTCTACAGTCTTATCATACGCTGGAAGATGTCTATCGCGGAATTGTAGAAATTGGCGAGCTCGTAGATCAATCGGAAAAAGCGACATACCTCGCCGATTCACTCCGCACACTCGAACAGCAAATTGTAGATTCCACCGAAAATCAGATCAAATACAGAACCATGATCCTTATCAGCGCAGAACCGCTGAAAGTAATCGGAGGGAACGGTTTTCTCAACGAAATGATTGAAAAAGCCGGGGGATTGAATGTATTTGGTGAAACTGCGGCCCCGTATTATACCACAACTGTCGAGGAAATCCTGAAGTTACAACCTGAATTTATCATCATGCCTGCCATCCACCAGCAGGCTTATGCTGATTTGCTCGCCACCTACCCTTCCCTTTACAATACTCCGGCAGATGTGCAAAAGCAGGTGCACATTGTCAATCCAGACTTGTTTTACCGCCCTGGTCCCCGCATGCTGGAAGGATTGCTCACACTGACCCATATTCTCCACACGCAATTAAATCCACAAAAGTTTCGCGATGCGCAGTAA
- a CDS encoding iron ABC transporter permease — MRSKHVWAASILLILLILSMAGGLYIGSFDFSFGEIFSVLTGSEIENQDIIIDLRLPRVLLTAFTGAILALSGFFMQALIKNPLADPYIMGVTAGAGFGVNILILGLIPISGFTYFTMPLFAGVGSLASLLLVLGLGYRSLREDNSQLLIVGVAVSSIFTALTGVLIYRFAQSDQVRRLVFWTFGSFGHATWEAVAVCGPVLLFSIIFGMVYGRRMDILILGDIQAQTLGMEVSRVKMILLLVSSLIVGTTVAFTGPIGFVGMMIPHFCRALFGAAHRPNILLGTLMGAAFLTGCDVLGRIILPPAGLPTGIITSILGVPFFLYILFSRKSYL, encoded by the coding sequence ATGCGCAGTAAGCACGTATGGGCGGCATCGATACTTTTGATTCTACTGATCCTTTCAATGGCGGGAGGATTGTACATTGGCTCCTTCGACTTTTCGTTTGGGGAAATATTCAGCGTGCTGACCGGAAGTGAAATAGAAAATCAAGACATTATCATTGATCTTCGCCTGCCCAGGGTGTTGCTCACGGCCTTTACCGGGGCAATTTTGGCATTAAGTGGTTTTTTTATGCAGGCACTGATCAAAAATCCGCTGGCCGACCCTTACATTATGGGCGTGACCGCCGGTGCAGGATTTGGGGTAAATATCCTGATTCTAGGCCTCATTCCCATTTCCGGATTTACGTATTTCACCATGCCCTTATTTGCCGGAGTGGGGAGTTTGGCAAGTTTACTGTTGGTATTGGGTCTGGGGTACAGAAGTTTGCGCGAAGACAATTCCCAGTTACTGATTGTAGGGGTTGCGGTATCATCGATATTCACTGCGCTGACAGGCGTATTGATTTACCGGTTTGCGCAAAGCGACCAGGTGCGGCGGCTGGTATTCTGGACATTTGGCAGCTTTGGCCATGCGACATGGGAAGCCGTAGCGGTTTGTGGCCCGGTATTATTATTTTCAATAATATTTGGAATGGTGTACGGGAGGAGAATGGATATATTGATTTTGGGAGATATCCAAGCCCAGACGCTGGGCATGGAAGTTTCCCGGGTAAAAATGATATTGCTGTTGGTCAGTTCGCTGATAGTTGGCACGACCGTAGCATTTACCGGGCCGATTGGATTTGTAGGAATGATGATTCCGCACTTTTGCCGGGCATTGTTTGGTGCAGCGCACAGGCCCAATATCCTGCTGGGTACATTGATGGGAGCGGCATTTTTGACAGGATGTGATGTATTGGGACGAATAATTTTACCCCCGGCAGGACTTCCTACCGGCATTATCACATCGATTCTGGGGGTACCTTTTTTTCTGTATATCCTCTTTAGCAGAAAAAGTTATTTGTAA
- a CDS encoding prolyl oligopeptidase family serine peptidase: MKQLLFLFLLIGVLSGTVFSQDASEYEPKVFHSAKGDSLLYRFHMPAGFENTAIRYPLVIFLHGSGERGNDNSAQLVHVAKRFVSAEFMEKYPSFVIVPQCPEGQQWSQYDREVAGKPADKTPTRQLELVMELMDEVLKTYPVERRRVYIGGLSMGGYGTWSALANYPERFAAAFPICGGGYPSYAPRMAQVPTWVFHGGADEVVPPIRSQEMVAALRRAGASVIYTEFPGVGHNSWDDAFDSHPLIYDWIFAQRRYK, translated from the coding sequence ATGAAACAGTTACTATTCTTATTTCTGCTCATAGGTGTTTTGAGCGGCACCGTATTTTCTCAGGATGCCAGCGAATATGAGCCAAAGGTTTTCCACTCTGCAAAAGGAGATTCCCTGCTTTACCGGTTTCATATGCCGGCAGGTTTCGAAAATACTGCCATTCGTTATCCGCTGGTAATATTTTTGCATGGATCAGGTGAAAGGGGAAATGACAATTCTGCGCAGTTGGTGCATGTTGCCAAAAGATTTGTGTCCGCAGAGTTTATGGAAAAATATCCGTCTTTTGTGATTGTGCCTCAATGTCCGGAGGGTCAGCAATGGTCCCAATATGACAGGGAGGTAGCGGGAAAACCAGCTGATAAAACGCCAACCCGGCAGTTGGAACTGGTGATGGAGTTGATGGACGAGGTGTTGAAAACCTACCCGGTCGAGCGTCGCCGTGTCTATATCGGCGGTCTTTCTATGGGCGGATACGGTACCTGGAGCGCGCTTGCCAATTATCCCGAGCGGTTTGCCGCTGCTTTCCCGATATGTGGGGGCGGGTATCCTTCTTATGCTCCAAGAATGGCGCAGGTTCCGACATGGGTATTTCATGGAGGGGCAGATGAGGTGGTGCCTCCGATTCGAAGCCAGGAAATGGTTGCTGCGCTTCGCCGCGCTGGCGCTTCGGTGATTTATACAGAGTTTCCAGGTGTGGGACACAATAGCTGGGATGATGCATTTGATTCTCATCCCCTGATCTATGACTGGATTTTTGCCCAGCGGCGTTACAAATAA
- the lepA gene encoding translation elongation factor 4, with the protein MQHIRNFCIIAHIDHGKSTLADRLLEATHTLTQREMKAQVLDSMDLEREKGITIKSHAIQMVYPKDGTSYTLNLIDTPGHVDFSYEVSRAISSCEGALLIVDAAQGIEAQTISNLYLALEHNLEIIPVLNKIDLPSARIEEVSDEIIDLIGCDPEDILHASAKNGIGITEILDRIVERIPPPTGNPDAPLKALVFDSVFNSYRGTIVYFRIFDGSISKGDVVKFIATEAEYEVGEVGILRLQQQPEQTIETGSVGYMVAGIKNVREVKVGDTITLKKNPAATAIQGFQEVKPMVFAGIYPVDTEDFEDLRDSLEKLQLNDASLVYQPETSAALGFGFRAGFLGMLHMEIIQERLEREFEMSVITTVPNVGFKAILTDGSEFAINSPSDLPEATRLKDLLEPFIRAQIITKSDYIGKVMELCIDKRGRFVNQVYLTTDRVEITFELPLAEVVFDFFDKLKTISRGYASFDYHLIGFQSSHLSKLDILLNGDQVDALSALIHRDKAYDWGRRICIKLKELIPRQQYEVAIQAAIGAKVIARETVKALRKDVTAKCYGGDISRKRKLLEKQKAGKKRMRQVGSIEVPQSAFHAVLKLD; encoded by the coding sequence ATGCAGCATATAAGAAATTTCTGTATCATCGCTCATATTGACCATGGTAAGAGTACCCTGGCTGACCGCTTGTTGGAAGCGACTCATACGCTTACACAACGCGAGATGAAAGCCCAGGTATTGGATAGTATGGATCTGGAGAGGGAAAAAGGTATTACCATCAAAAGTCATGCGATCCAGATGGTATATCCCAAAGACGGCACATCCTATACACTCAACCTCATCGACACACCGGGTCATGTGGACTTCTCTTATGAAGTATCAAGGGCCATCTCATCCTGTGAAGGCGCGCTCCTGATTGTGGATGCAGCGCAGGGAATAGAAGCGCAAACCATTTCCAACCTGTATCTGGCGTTGGAACACAATCTGGAAATCATTCCGGTTCTCAACAAAATCGACCTGCCAAGCGCGCGAATCGAAGAAGTCAGCGACGAAATCATAGATCTGATTGGTTGCGACCCCGAGGATATTCTTCATGCAAGTGCAAAAAATGGAATTGGTATTACCGAAATCCTCGATCGGATTGTGGAGCGAATACCGCCCCCGACCGGTAATCCTGATGCCCCACTCAAGGCGCTGGTATTCGACTCCGTGTTTAATTCCTACCGCGGAACCATCGTGTACTTCCGGATTTTTGACGGAAGTATCAGTAAAGGCGATGTAGTAAAATTTATCGCGACCGAAGCCGAGTATGAAGTCGGTGAGGTGGGAATCCTGCGGCTCCAACAACAGCCCGAACAGACCATTGAAACCGGAAGCGTAGGTTATATGGTTGCAGGCATAAAAAATGTGCGGGAGGTTAAGGTCGGGGATACGATTACCCTCAAGAAAAATCCGGCGGCTACCGCAATTCAGGGATTTCAGGAAGTAAAACCGATGGTTTTTGCCGGTATTTATCCGGTAGATACCGAAGACTTCGAGGATCTTCGCGATTCGCTGGAAAAACTACAACTTAATGACGCCTCTCTCGTGTATCAGCCGGAGACGTCTGCTGCGTTGGGCTTCGGTTTTCGCGCCGGTTTCCTGGGCATGCTCCATATGGAGATTATTCAGGAAAGGCTGGAACGGGAGTTTGAAATGTCAGTTATCACCACAGTGCCCAACGTAGGCTTTAAAGCGATTTTGACAGACGGCAGCGAATTTGCCATCAACAGCCCGTCTGACCTTCCGGAAGCTACCCGTTTGAAAGATCTGCTGGAGCCCTTTATCCGGGCACAGATTATCACCAAGTCTGACTACATCGGGAAAGTCATGGAGCTTTGTATCGATAAACGGGGAAGATTTGTCAATCAGGTATATCTGACCACAGACCGGGTGGAAATCACCTTTGAATTGCCACTGGCGGAAGTTGTGTTTGATTTTTTTGACAAACTCAAAACCATTTCCAGGGGGTACGCATCATTTGACTATCATTTGATCGGGTTTCAGTCTTCACATTTATCCAAACTTGATATATTGCTCAATGGCGACCAGGTGGACGCACTGAGCGCGCTGATTCACCGCGACAAAGCCTATGACTGGGGAAGAAGAATCTGCATCAAACTGAAGGAGTTGATTCCCCGTCAACAGTATGAAGTAGCCATCCAGGCAGCAATCGGGGCAAAAGTAATCGCAAGGGAAACTGTAAAAGCGCTCAGGAAAGACGTTACAGCGAAGTGTTATGGCGGGGATATCTCCCGGAAACGGAAACTTTTGGAAAAACAAAAAGCAGGGAAAAAACGGATGCGTCAGGTAGGTAGTATTGAAGTGCCTCAGAGTGCGTTCCACGCTGTGCTAAAACTTGACTAA
- a CDS encoding AMP-binding protein, translating into MNSSLNPFLTEAGQPRKIQSFIELFYYWEKTKAGEVYLRQPQNGQWTDYTWYEVGNQARRMAAAINDMGLPPQSNIAMISKNCAHWIICDIAIKMSGHVSVPFYPNLTPEQLNQLMEHSGSKVLFVGKLDDTLAVDNGVPDDVRMISFPISIAQNFEKWDDLIARYEPIQDNFIPRPEDLETIIYTSGTTGEPKGVMITHAINASIIDPVLKMTQLDQIEGRFFSYLPLNHVAERALVECGSLMNGGVIYFAESVDTFAENLKYASPTIFLAVPRIWTKFQMGILAKMPQDKLDFLLRIPILSGFIKKTIKKGLGLHKAIWMISGAAPIANSTLEWFKQIDIHISEAYGMTENNAVCSANHKDRIYIGSVGEIYPDCEVKIVPETGEIIMKAAWNMKGYYKNPSMTAEVLKDGWLYTGDMGEIENGFLKITGRVKDMFKTAKGEYVIPVPMERMFASNTLIEQVCIVGYGLPQPFALVNLSEYSRHMEKAEVEESLTETLKAVNDNVADYEKVNRVVVTSDTWTVENGLLTPTLKVRRNVMDARYRVRMEEWYNQGGEVVIWE; encoded by the coding sequence ATGAACTCGTCTCTCAACCCGTTCCTCACTGAAGCAGGACAGCCCCGAAAGATTCAGTCCTTTATAGAGCTCTTCTACTATTGGGAAAAGACAAAAGCCGGAGAAGTATATTTGCGCCAGCCTCAAAATGGTCAGTGGACTGACTACACCTGGTATGAGGTGGGCAACCAGGCACGCCGTATGGCAGCTGCGATCAACGATATGGGCCTTCCTCCGCAAAGCAATATTGCGATGATTTCCAAAAACTGTGCCCACTGGATCATCTGCGATATAGCCATCAAAATGAGCGGACATGTTTCTGTCCCCTTCTACCCCAACCTGACGCCAGAACAGTTAAATCAACTGATGGAACATAGTGGCTCGAAGGTGCTTTTTGTAGGAAAACTCGACGATACCCTTGCCGTGGACAACGGGGTTCCGGATGATGTGCGTATGATTTCATTCCCGATTTCCATTGCGCAAAACTTCGAAAAATGGGACGACCTGATCGCCCGGTATGAGCCCATTCAGGACAATTTTATTCCACGCCCTGAAGACCTTGAAACAATTATCTATACCTCCGGCACTACGGGAGAACCCAAAGGGGTAATGATTACCCATGCCATCAATGCATCCATCATTGATCCGGTACTGAAAATGACCCAACTCGACCAGATAGAAGGAAGGTTCTTCTCCTATCTTCCGCTCAACCATGTTGCAGAGCGTGCACTTGTCGAATGCGGCAGCCTGATGAATGGCGGAGTGATTTATTTTGCAGAATCGGTTGATACCTTCGCAGAAAATCTCAAATATGCCAGCCCGACCATTTTCCTTGCTGTACCCCGTATCTGGACAAAATTTCAAATGGGCATCCTGGCAAAAATGCCTCAGGACAAACTGGACTTCTTGCTCCGAATCCCTATCCTGTCAGGATTTATAAAGAAAACGATCAAAAAAGGCCTGGGCTTGCACAAAGCAATATGGATGATTTCCGGGGCAGCGCCTATTGCAAACTCAACCCTGGAATGGTTCAAACAAATCGACATTCATATTTCCGAAGCCTATGGCATGACAGAAAACAATGCGGTATGTTCAGCCAATCATAAAGACCGCATTTATATAGGTTCGGTAGGCGAAATTTATCCTGACTGTGAAGTAAAAATCGTACCCGAAACCGGTGAAATCATCATGAAAGCAGCCTGGAATATGAAGGGGTATTACAAAAATCCTTCGATGACAGCAGAAGTGCTGAAAGATGGCTGGCTTTATACCGGCGATATGGGAGAAATCGAAAATGGATTTCTCAAAATCACCGGCAGGGTAAAAGACATGTTTAAAACCGCCAAAGGCGAATATGTCATCCCCGTACCTATGGAGCGAATGTTTGCCTCCAATACCCTGATTGAGCAGGTTTGTATCGTAGGCTATGGACTGCCCCAGCCTTTTGCCCTTGTCAACCTGTCAGAATATTCCCGCCATATGGAAAAAGCCGAGGTAGAGGAAAGCCTGACCGAAACCCTGAAAGCCGTCAATGACAATGTCGCTGACTACGAAAAAGTCAACCGTGTTGTCGTTACGTCTGATACCTGGACGGTTGAAAACGGGCTGTTGACCCCTACACTGAAAGTTCGCCGCAATGTGATGGACGCCCGATACAGAGTGCGGATGGAAGAATGGTACAATCAGGGAGGCGAAGTCGTCATTTGGGAATAA
- a CDS encoding NADP-dependent oxidoreductase produces MSTNRQIKLAARPFGLPKRSDWEITDAPVPVPAEGEVLIQIMYISLDPAMRGWMNDRKSYIRPVAIGEVMRAGTVGKVISSHNPKYREGDHVYGSLGVQQYAISDGTGLTKVDPNLLPLPTYLGALGIAGLTAYFGLLDICNPKEGETLVVSGAAGSVGEIAGQIGKLKGCRVVGIAGGPEKCRYITEELGFDEAIDYKNEAVRAGLKRTCPDGIDIYFDNVGGEILDEVLAKINFKARISLCGAISQYNATTLVPGPANYASLIINRAKMEGFIVFDYASRYMEAIPELAGWIMQGKLKTRQHIEEGIDNFPEVFLKLFSGENQGKLILKV; encoded by the coding sequence ATGTCAACCAACCGTCAGATAAAACTTGCAGCGCGACCCTTTGGTCTGCCCAAACGCTCAGATTGGGAAATCACTGATGCGCCGGTACCCGTACCGGCAGAAGGAGAAGTACTGATCCAGATAATGTACATTTCCCTAGACCCCGCGATGCGCGGGTGGATGAATGACAGGAAATCCTATATCCGCCCCGTCGCCATCGGCGAGGTGATGCGCGCCGGCACTGTCGGGAAGGTGATCAGTTCTCACAATCCAAAATATCGCGAAGGCGACCATGTCTATGGCAGCCTGGGCGTACAACAATATGCCATCTCCGATGGCACAGGACTCACCAAAGTCGATCCCAACCTCCTGCCCCTGCCGACATACCTCGGCGCATTGGGCATAGCCGGGCTCACCGCATACTTTGGTCTGCTCGATATCTGCAACCCCAAAGAAGGCGAAACCCTTGTGGTATCCGGCGCCGCCGGTTCTGTAGGCGAGATTGCCGGTCAGATCGGCAAACTCAAAGGCTGCCGCGTAGTCGGCATCGCCGGAGGACCTGAGAAATGCAGGTATATCACTGAAGAACTGGGGTTCGATGAAGCCATTGACTACAAAAATGAAGCGGTACGCGCCGGACTGAAAAGAACCTGCCCCGACGGCATAGATATATACTTCGACAATGTAGGCGGTGAAATACTGGACGAAGTGCTGGCTAAAATCAATTTTAAAGCCAGAATCAGCCTGTGTGGCGCCATTTCCCAGTACAATGCGACAACTCTCGTGCCGGGGCCAGCCAATTACGCCTCTCTGATTATCAACCGGGCAAAGATGGAAGGTTTTATTGTCTTTGACTACGCAAGCCGATATATGGAAGCCATACCGGAACTGGCCGGCTGGATCATGCAGGGAAAACTCAAAACCCGCCAGCATATTGAAGAAGGTATCGACAACTTCCCCGAAGTGTTTCTCAAACTGTTTTCAGGCGAAAATCAGGGCAAGCTGATTTTGAAGGTGTAA
- a CDS encoding aspartate:alanine exchanger family transporter, producing the protein MIDILNNNPILLLFLVASLGYLVGSIKFRGGALGVSGILFTGLVFGGIDARLQIPEIILQLGLTLFVYSIGLSSGPAFFNSYRKNGFKDIFFIAAILGLSGVFAIGLWLLFGFSAASIGGIYSGSTTNTAALAGLLELIAQSYPAAEGAKIAEEVVVGYSFSYPMGVLGGMIAIVVMEKLLNVDFEKEKRALRKDYPLDEGLTNTVLEIQNPEITSIPLRDLFRKYSWHVVFGRTYHEGKISLTNYDTTLSTGDYITILGNPEEIQAVEDVLGKSIETTVFGDTTVFDARQIFVSNPDVAGRTIASLNIQEKYNVIITRIRRGDIEMLAKSDTILEQGDRIRLLARKKDLDELSQLFGDSYQDSSKINLFSFGLGIGLGLILGNIEFSFGGNIGFKLGFAGGPLLVGLILGAIRRTGPVVWALPYSANVTLHQIGLILMLACIGVTSGNAFVQSLSMDGLWIFLGSAIISLLTAFSILFVGYKIANKPFTLLMGMVANQPAILDFATNKAKNRIPEFGFSMMFPIALISKIVIAQILFLLLR; encoded by the coding sequence ATGATTGATATTCTCAACAATAACCCCATTTTGCTCCTTTTCCTTGTAGCATCACTGGGATACCTCGTGGGCAGTATAAAGTTTCGGGGCGGAGCTTTGGGTGTTTCAGGAATATTATTTACCGGACTCGTGTTTGGGGGGATTGACGCGCGGCTTCAGATTCCCGAGATCATTCTGCAGTTGGGACTGACCTTATTTGTCTATTCCATTGGCCTTAGTTCAGGACCGGCTTTTTTCAATTCATACCGGAAAAATGGATTTAAGGACATATTTTTTATTGCCGCAATATTGGGTCTGTCAGGAGTATTTGCAATCGGTCTTTGGCTTTTATTCGGATTTTCGGCGGCATCTATCGGAGGAATATATTCAGGAAGTACGACCAATACTGCGGCACTTGCAGGATTACTCGAACTGATTGCCCAGTCTTATCCGGCGGCAGAGGGAGCTAAAATTGCCGAGGAAGTCGTGGTAGGGTACTCATTTTCCTATCCCATGGGCGTATTGGGCGGAATGATCGCTATTGTCGTGATGGAAAAACTTCTGAATGTAGATTTTGAAAAGGAAAAGCGGGCACTTCGCAAAGATTACCCACTGGATGAAGGGCTTACCAATACGGTTCTGGAAATCCAAAACCCCGAAATAACATCGATTCCCCTTCGCGATCTTTTCCGGAAGTATAGTTGGCATGTGGTTTTTGGCCGAACTTATCACGAAGGGAAAATTAGCCTGACAAACTACGACACAACGCTTTCAACTGGCGACTATATTACCATATTGGGAAACCCTGAAGAAATACAGGCAGTAGAAGACGTGCTGGGAAAGTCGATAGAGACAACTGTTTTTGGGGATACAACCGTGTTTGATGCCCGTCAAATATTTGTCTCTAACCCGGATGTGGCAGGGCGTACCATTGCCTCACTCAACATTCAGGAAAAATACAATGTCATCATCACGCGTATCAGGCGAGGCGATATTGAAATGCTGGCGAAAAGCGATACGATACTTGAGCAAGGCGACCGGATTCGTCTGTTGGCAAGAAAAAAAGATCTGGACGAATTGTCGCAATTGTTTGGAGACTCTTATCAGGACTCGAGTAAAATCAATCTGTTTTCATTTGGTTTGGGAATAGGACTGGGGTTGATTTTAGGCAATATCGAGTTTTCATTCGGAGGAAATATCGGTTTTAAACTGGGATTTGCCGGAGGGCCATTATTAGTAGGGTTGATTTTGGGTGCCATTCGGCGAACGGGCCCTGTGGTATGGGCATTGCCATACAGCGCAAACGTCACCCTCCACCAGATCGGGTTAATTTTAATGCTGGCGTGTATTGGCGTAACGTCAGGAAACGCTTTTGTTCAGAGCTTGTCCATGGACGGGTTGTGGATTTTTCTGGGCAGTGCTATCATCAGCTTACTTACAGCCTTTTCCATTTTGTTTGTTGGGTATAAAATAGCGAATAAGCCATTCACCCTGCTTATGGGCATGGTAGCCAATCAGCCGGCCATTTTGGACTTTGCTACCAATAAAGCCAAAAACCGTATCCCTGAGTTTGGTTTTTCCATGATGTTTCCGATAGCCTTGATTTCGAAGATCGTGATAGCACAGATCTTGTTTTTATTGTTGCGGTAG